The Flavobacterium sp. HJ-32-4 genome contains a region encoding:
- the atpD gene encoding F0F1 ATP synthase subunit beta: protein MSKVTGKVAQIIGPVVDVVFSGKDVELPKIYDSLEITKADGTKLVLEVQSHIGENTVRTISMDSTDGLSRGYEVVATGSPIQMPIGPDVYGRLFNVIGDAIDGLGDLPKAGANGIAIHRPAPKFEDLSTSTEVLFTGIKVIDLIEPYAKGGKIGLFGGAGVGKTVLIQELINNIAKGHGGLSVFAGVGERTREGNDLLREMLESGIIKYGEDFMHSMENGGWDLSKVDKNLMRESKATFVFGQMNEPPGARARVALSGLSIAEYFRDGAGSDQGKDVLFFVDNIFRFTQAGSEVSALLGRMPSAVGYQPTLATEMGAMQERITSTNKGSITSVQAVYVPADDLTDPAPATTFAHLDATTVLSRKIAELGIYPAVDPLDSTSRILTPQILGDDHYNCAQRVKEILQKYKQLQDIIAILGMEELSEEDKLAVARARRVQRFLSQPFHVAEQFTGIPGVLVDIKDTIKGFNMIIDGELDHLPEAAFNLKGTIEDVIEAGQKMLAEA from the coding sequence ATGTCAAAAGTAACAGGTAAAGTTGCGCAGATCATCGGTCCGGTTGTGGACGTCGTGTTCAGCGGGAAGGATGTTGAGCTTCCGAAAATCTATGATTCACTGGAAATTACCAAGGCAGACGGGACCAAACTCGTTCTCGAAGTGCAGTCGCACATTGGCGAGAATACCGTGCGCACCATCTCGATGGACTCTACCGACGGACTTAGCCGTGGTTACGAAGTAGTAGCTACAGGAAGCCCTATCCAGATGCCTATCGGCCCGGATGTATACGGACGCCTCTTCAACGTAATTGGTGACGCCATCGACGGTTTGGGTGACCTTCCGAAAGCAGGCGCAAACGGCATTGCCATCCACCGCCCAGCCCCTAAATTCGAAGACCTGTCGACATCTACCGAAGTACTCTTTACCGGTATCAAAGTAATCGACCTTATCGAGCCTTACGCAAAAGGGGGTAAAATCGGTCTCTTCGGAGGTGCCGGTGTAGGTAAGACGGTATTGATCCAGGAATTGATCAACAACATTGCAAAAGGACACGGTGGACTTTCTGTATTCGCCGGTGTAGGTGAGCGTACCCGTGAAGGAAACGACCTGTTGCGCGAGATGTTGGAGTCAGGTATCATCAAGTATGGTGAAGACTTCATGCACTCGATGGAAAACGGCGGTTGGGACCTTTCCAAAGTGGATAAGAACCTCATGCGCGAATCAAAAGCGACCTTCGTATTCGGACAGATGAACGAGCCGCCAGGAGCACGTGCCCGTGTAGCCCTTTCAGGACTTTCAATTGCAGAATATTTCCGTGACGGAGCCGGTTCTGACCAAGGAAAAGATGTACTTTTCTTCGTTGACAACATTTTCCGCTTCACCCAGGCAGGTTCCGAAGTATCGGCCCTCCTCGGACGTATGCCATCAGCGGTAGGATACCAGCCGACACTCGCCACCGAAATGGGGGCGATGCAGGAACGTATCACCTCTACCAATAAAGGTTCGATCACATCCGTACAGGCCGTATACGTACCGGCGGATGACTTGACTGACCCGGCGCCGGCTACCACCTTCGCCCACTTGGACGCAACGACCGTACTTTCCCGTAAAATTGCCGAGCTTGGTATCTATCCGGCTGTGGATCCACTTGACTCTACGTCACGTATCCTTACGCCACAGATTCTGGGTGACGACCATTATAACTGCGCACAGCGCGTGAAAGAAATTCTGCAGAAGTACAAGCAACTTCAGGATATCATCGCGATCCTCGGTATGGAAGAGCTTTCAGAAGAAGACAAACTCGCCGTAGCACGTGCCCGTCGTGTTCAACGTTTCCTTTCGCAGCCGTTCCACGTGGCCGAGCAGTTCACCGGTATTCCAGGTGTGCTCGTTGATATCAAAGACACCATCAAAGGTTTCAACATGATCATCGACGGCGAACTCGACCACCTTCCGGAAGCGGCCTTTAACCTGAAAGGAACCATTGAAGACGTGATCGAAGCCGGACAGAAAATGCTTGCTGAAGCGTAA
- a CDS encoding F0F1 ATP synthase subunit epsilon, with protein MTLEIVSPEATLFKGEVTSVTLPGVDGSFQILNHHAPIVSILKEGDIRIVSDSFATAKNVSDRFVTIDGKTHTLHIKSGTIEMNDNKVIVLAD; from the coding sequence ATGACGTTAGAAATAGTTTCACCAGAAGCCACCCTGTTCAAAGGGGAAGTAACATCGGTAACGCTGCCGGGCGTCGACGGATCCTTCCAGATCCTCAACCACCACGCGCCGATTGTATCGATCCTTAAGGAAGGCGACATCCGGATTGTATCCGATTCGTTCGCCACGGCAAAGAACGTATCAGACCGCTTCGTGACCATCGATGGCAAAACGCACACGCTGCACATCAAATCGGGCACGATCGAAATGAACGACAACAAAGTGATTGTATTGGCCGACTAA
- a CDS encoding transglutaminase domain-containing protein produces MRPLLCFLVIVLGYFPLSAQDTIPTPNPYDVLDARARAVRYDGHIERLVSALTASCQTEIEKARALFIWVTENTAYDYEAYNRRAEPDRFKCDDAYDCREKQAKYERDRAKKVLETGKDVCEGYALLYKELCGLAGIRCSLVRGYTKNRPTQIGRMGVLDHVWNVLRIEDRYLWVDCTWAAGYCPEDEEGKLTGFVKSFRETYWIPPAWRFFRDHFPEDEKWLEDSGVTKEDYRNGPYYYPLLSPSIEVVSPATGIIVARLGETVSFRIRTGDYPVDDVEVNADPSYWGSYDRDGLPYEETDSGIVCCFRIDNPRTRFIDLYINGIPATRFLVRLQK; encoded by the coding sequence ATGCGACCGTTACTTTGCTTTCTCGTCATTGTCTTAGGTTACTTCCCGCTGTCAGCACAGGATACGATCCCAACGCCGAATCCGTATGACGTGCTCGACGCCCGCGCGCGTGCCGTGCGATATGACGGACATATAGAACGGTTGGTATCAGCGCTCACCGCCAGTTGCCAGACTGAAATCGAAAAGGCGCGGGCGTTGTTTATTTGGGTGACCGAGAATACCGCTTACGATTATGAGGCATATAACCGCCGCGCCGAACCCGACCGTTTCAAGTGTGACGACGCGTATGACTGTAGGGAGAAACAAGCCAAATATGAGCGGGATCGGGCGAAGAAAGTCCTGGAAACCGGAAAGGACGTTTGCGAAGGATATGCCTTACTCTATAAGGAACTTTGTGGCCTTGCCGGCATACGGTGCTCATTGGTAAGGGGTTATACGAAAAACCGCCCCACTCAAATCGGGCGGATGGGCGTGTTGGACCATGTCTGGAATGTGCTGCGCATCGAAGATCGGTACCTGTGGGTCGACTGCACCTGGGCGGCCGGTTACTGTCCGGAAGATGAGGAAGGTAAACTAACCGGATTTGTTAAGTCGTTTCGCGAAACCTATTGGATACCGCCCGCCTGGCGCTTTTTTCGCGACCATTTCCCAGAGGATGAAAAATGGTTGGAGGACAGCGGGGTGACGAAAGAGGACTATCGAAATGGCCCATACTATTATCCATTGCTGAGTCCGAGTATTGAGGTGGTCTCGCCTGCAACCGGTATTATTGTCGCCCGGCTGGGCGAAACGGTTTCTTTCAGGATTCGGACGGGTGATTACCCAGTCGATGATGTGGAGGTAAACGCGGACCCATCGTATTGGGGTAGCTATGACCGCGATGGGTTGCCTTACGAAGAAACGGATAGCGGAATTGTATGCTGTTTCCGGATCGACAATCCTCGAACCCGATTTATTGACTTGTACATCAACGGGATACCAGCGACTCGGTTTTTGGTGCGGTTACAAAAATAG
- a CDS encoding DUF542 domain-containing protein: MATTQHLTIGEFVAHDFRTAAIFSRYGIDFSCRGHYTVAEACEQKGFNFKRIMTELTDTLLSEVDPVIDFDSWPADLIVDYVEKKHHRYIMTGIPVIRHHLNRLCDAYGGTHAEVVPLRILFGEATEALMQHLKTEETVVFPHIVRLEHAAQTGVPRRLRLNQPLCEVLRVMEREHEEEGDRFRYIARLTDHYMPPIDDCPLFRAAYTMLERFEQDLDEHIHLENNVLFPRARALEAQMLRAWD, encoded by the coding sequence ATGGCTACTACCCAACACCTCACTATTGGCGAGTTCGTGGCACATGACTTTCGGACTGCCGCCATCTTTTCGCGCTACGGCATCGATTTCAGTTGCCGCGGACACTATACGGTTGCGGAGGCCTGCGAACAAAAAGGCTTCAACTTCAAACGGATCATGACCGAGCTTACCGATACGCTGCTTTCGGAAGTAGACCCCGTCATCGACTTCGACTCCTGGCCCGCCGACCTGATTGTCGATTATGTCGAAAAGAAACACCACCGCTATATCATGACGGGTATTCCGGTGATCCGGCATCACCTGAACCGGCTGTGCGACGCCTATGGTGGCACACACGCGGAGGTAGTGCCCCTCCGAATCCTGTTTGGCGAAGCCACCGAAGCGCTTATGCAGCACCTGAAGACGGAGGAAACCGTGGTGTTCCCGCATATCGTGCGGTTGGAACATGCGGCACAGACGGGTGTACCCCGGCGTTTACGGCTCAACCAACCGTTGTGCGAGGTGTTGCGGGTCATGGAGCGCGAACACGAAGAGGAAGGCGACCGTTTTCGGTATATCGCCCGGCTCACCGACCACTACATGCCTCCGATCGACGACTGTCCGCTTTTCAGGGCGGCCTATACGATGCTGGAGCGTTTCGAGCAGGATCTCGACGAACACATCCATCTGGAGAACAACGTATTGTTTCCGAGGGCGCGGGCACTTGAGGCGCAAATGCTTCGGGCTTGGGATTAA